One window of Papaver somniferum cultivar HN1 chromosome 9, ASM357369v1, whole genome shotgun sequence genomic DNA carries:
- the LOC113311951 gene encoding uncharacterized protein LOC113311951 — protein sequence MALWAYCTAPRSSIGTSPYSLVYGADAILPAEIKIPSARIAADSGVQWDEAEVSNLRIAELDMLESRRTKVEKYLETYKQRISKAYSKMLLIEESKETSSMANVSKRIMLERSSKY from the exons ATGGCTTTATGGGCCTACTGTACTGCACCAAGGAGTTCAATTGGGACTTCACCGTATTCTCTTGTCTATGGCGCTGATGCTATTCTCCCAGCTGAGATCAAGATTCCCTCTGCAAGAATCGCGGCGGACAGTGGAGTGCAGTGGGATGAAGCCGAAGTATCTAATTTAAGGATCGCTGAGTTAGACATGCTTGAATCGAGAAGGACCAAGGTAGAAAAATATTTGGAAACCTACAAACAGAGAATTTCCAAGGCATACagcaaaatg ctgTTAATCGAGGAgtcgaaggaaacatcatcaatggcaaatgtcTCAAAGCGTATTATGCTTGAACgatcatcaaaatattaa